Proteins encoded by one window of Salvia splendens isolate huo1 chromosome 7, SspV2, whole genome shotgun sequence:
- the LOC121742123 gene encoding NADP-dependent malic enzyme, chloroplastic-like — MFSLNGSTFLSNTLWGVSKQSSQRKISAPSVVVASVSSNGMPADRNVSVLMRDNAPSSSPSQSRVTEIEQPSTVGGGVEDVYGEDTATEDQYITPWTLTVASGYPLLRDPHYNKGLAFTVKERDAHFLRGLLPPVVVSQELQVKKMMANMRQYQVPLQRYMAMMDLQERNERLFYKLLIENVEELLPVVYTPTVGEACQKYGSIFRQPQGLFISLKEKGRILEVLRNWPEKKIQVIVVTDGERILGLGDLGCQGMGIPVGKLSLYSALGGIRPSACLPVTIDVGTNNEQLLNDEFYIGLRRRRATGKEYAELLDEFMNAVKQNYGEKVLIQFEDFANHNAFDLLAKYGTTHLVFNDDIQGTASVVLSGLITALNLVSGTLSDHRFLFLGAGEAGTGIAELIALEISKQTNVPVENARKKIFLVDSKGLIVKSRVETLQHFKRPWAHEHEPVRTLLDAVKVIKPTILIGSSGAGRTFTKEVVETMSALNEKPVILSLSNPTSQSECTAEEAYTWSEGRAIFASGSPFSPVEYNGKFYASGQANNAYIFPGLGLGLIISGAIHVHDDMLLAASEALAEQVSQENLDKGLIYPPFSNIRKISAQIAARVAAKAYELGLATRLPQPENLEKYAESCMYSPNYRNYR, encoded by the exons ATGTTTTCCTTGAATGGGAGCACTTTTCTG AGCAATACTCTGTGGGGCGTGTCGAAGCAATCTTCACAGAGGAAGATATCAGCTCCAAGCGTGGTGGTAGCTTCTGTGAGCTCAAATGGCATGCCTGCAGACCGAAACGTCAGCGTTTTGATGAGAGATAATGCTCCCTCCTCATCACCTTCGCAGTCTCGGGTGACGGAGATTGAACAACCATCTACCGTCGGCGGCGGCGTGGAAGATGTTTACGGCGAGGATACCGCCACCGAGGATCAGTACATCACCCCATGGACTCTCACTGTAGCTAG TGGATATCCGTTGTTGCGCGACCCACACTACAACAAAGGCCTCGCCTTTACAGTGAAAGAAAGGGATGCCCACTTTTTACGTGGCCTTCTCCCGCCAGTGGTTGTTAGCCAAGAGCTCCAG GTTAAGAAAATGATGGCCAACATGCGACAGTATCAAGTGCCGTTGCAGAGGTACATGGCTATGATGGATCTTCAG GAGAGAAATGAAAGACTGTTTTACAAACTTCTCATTGAAAACGTCGAGGAGCTGCTTCCCGTAGTCTACACCCCAACTGTTGGTGAAGCATGCCAAAAGTACGGGAGTATTTTCAGGCAGCCCCAGGGTCTCTTCATCAGTTTGAAAGAAAA GGGAAGGATTCTTGAGGTATTGAGAAATTGGCCTGAGAAGAAGATTCAAGTTATTGTGGTGACGGATGGTGAGCGGATTTTGGGTCTTGGAGATCTTGGCTGCCAG GGTATGGGGATACCCGTTGGGAAGCTCTCATTGTATTCAGCTCTTGGTGGCATTCGTCCGTCTGCT TGCTTGCCTGTAACCATTGATGTGGGGACGAACAATGAGCAGTTGTTGAATGATGAATTTTATATCGGACTGAGGAGGAGGCGTGCAACTGGAAAG GAGTATGCTGAGCTTCTAGACGAGTTTATGAATGCAGTGAAGCAGAACTATGGAGAAAAAGTCCTAATCCAG TTTGAAGATTTTGCAAACCACAATGCTTTTGATCTTCTTGCTAAATATGGAACTACCCATCTCGTTTTTAATGACGATATTCAG GGCACGGCATCTGTGGTCCTTTCCGGGCTCATAACAGCGCTGAATTTAGTCAGCGGCACCTTGTCTGATCATAGATTCCTATTCCTAGGAGCTGGAGAG GCTGGCACTGGTATTGCAGAGCTCATAGCTCTTGAAATATCAAAACAG ACAAATGTTCCTGTGGAAAACGCTCGCAAGAAGATCTTTCTCGTCGACTCAAAG GGTTTGATTGTTAAATCTCGTGTTGAGACGCTTCAACATTTTAAGAGGCCGTGGGCACATGAACACGAACCTGTCAGAACTTTGTTAGATGCTGTGAAG GTCATCAAGCCGACAATATTGATAGGATCGTCCGGAGCAGGAAGAACCTTCACAAAAGAAGTGGTCGAAACAATGTCTGCCTTGAATGAG AAACCTGTCATTCTCTCTTTGTCAAACCCAACCTCACAGTCCGAGTGTACGGCTGAGGAAGCTTATACATGGAGCGAG GGCCGAGCCATTTTCGCAAGTGGGAGCCCTTTTAGCCCGGTTGAATATAATGGCAAATTTTATGCATCCGGCCAG GCAAATAATGCATACATCTTTCCCGGACTCGGTCTCGGTTTGATAATCTCTGGTGCCATCCATGTTCACGATGATATGCTTCTCGCAGCTT CGGAAGCATTAGCCGAACAGGTTAGCCAAGAGAACTTAGACAAAGGGCTCATATATCCGCCATTTTCGAACATCAGGAAGATTTCAGCCCAGATCGCGGCCAGAGTAGCAGCGAAAGCCTATGAACTCG GTTTGGCGACTCGTCTGCCTCAGCCAGAGAACCTCGAAAAATATGCAGAGAGCTGTATGTACAGCCCCAACTACCGCAACTACCGTTAA
- the LOC121742122 gene encoding protein PAF1 homolog — protein MASYRPFHPPPQSTFAPPPPPPPSSNQNPPPPPPPAAAPRGGSQYSQNWGPYNGGNESNYNYQHPGYGSSSSQQHFNPQQQPYQFPPPPPPPESSSYPPPPPPPQSAPAAAMYYPSSQYSQFNQPPPPPPPPSSPPPPPPPLQPSSPPPLPPSTGASRERMQPNPAASSRKEQKPPLSNKRPGGRVETEEERRVRKKREFEKQKQEEKLKQHLRESQNKVLLKTQMLASGAKGHGSITGSHMGDRKSTPLLGGDRIENRLKKPTTFLCKLKFRNELPDPSAKMKLLSLKRDPDRYCKYQITSLEKNWKPQLHVEPDLGIPLDLLDLSVYNPPKGERIPLDPEDEELLRDDDPITPIKTDGIKTKERPTDKGVSWLVKTQYISPLSIESSKQSLTEKQAKELRESRGRGLLENLNSRDRKIQDIVASFEECKTKPVHAVNRHLQPRRVLPLLPDFDRYEDHFVVATFDSAPTVDSEIYRKLTAPDRDEYEQKAIMKSYASTSTDPERQDRFLAYMVPSVDEIEKDIYDDTEDVSYSWVREYHYDVRGDDVDDPTTYLVSFGNTEARYLPLPKKLILRKKRAREGKSTEEVEQFPVPRSITVRKRTKVDIKELIEEDYVPLKGNLNSRSGRDGSMDRGLSRLRRMSSQDMEPDNYSGAEDDLSE, from the exons ATGGCGTCGTACCGGCCATTCCATCCGCCGCCGCAGTCAACGTTTGCTCCGCCACCGCCTCCTCCACCGTCGTCGAATCAGAACCCGccgccgcctccaccaccaGCAGCTGCGCCGCGTGGCGGAAGTCAGTATTCTCAGAATTGGGGTCCATACAACGGCGGCAATGAGTCGAATTACAATTACCAGCATCCAGGCTATGGATCGTCTTCATCGCAGCAGCATTTTAACCCTCAACAGCAGCCGTATCAATTTCCGCCTCCGCCCCCTCCACCGGAATCATCTTCTTATCCTCCCCCGCCGCCACCGCCTCAGTCTGCCCCAGCAGCCGCAATGTACTACCCATCATCTCAGTATTCACAGTTTAATCAgccaccacctccaccgcctcctccttcgtctcctcctcctccaccgcctccgtTGCAGCCCTCATCACCTCCACCATTGCCTCCTTCCACGGGTGCGAGCAGGGAGCGTATGCAACCCAATCCTGCAGCGTCATCGAGGAAGGAACAGAAGCCTCCATTGAGTAATAAAAGACCAGGTGGGCGGGTCGAGACAGAGGAGGAAAGAAGggtgaggaagaagagggaatTTGAGAAGCAGAAGCAAGAGGAAAAACTCAAGCAGCATCTTCGAGAGTCACAGAATAAAGTTCTGCTGAAAACCCAAATGTTGGCCTCTGGAGCTAAGGGCCACGGCTCCATTACTGGATCACATATGGGTGACAGAAAGAGCACTCCATTGTTAGGCGGTGATAGAATCGAAAACCGGCTGAAGAAGCCAACCACCTTCCTCTGCAAGTTGAA GTTTCGGAACGAACTGCCTGATCCATCTGCAAAGATGAAGCTTTTGTCATTAAAAAGGGACCCTGATAG ATACTGTAAATATCAAATCACATCATTGGAGAAGAACTGGAAGCCTCAGCTACATGTTGAACCTGATCTCGGGATACCGCTGGACCTTCTTGACCTGAGTGTATACAA TCCTCCAAAAGGTGAAAGGATACCCCTCGATCCTGAAGATGAGGAGTTATTGCGTGATGATGATCCTATAACCCCAATTAAGACTGATGGTATTAAAACGAAAGAAAGGCCTACAGATAAAGGTGTCTCTTGGCTTGTCAAAACACAATACATATCGCCCCTCAGTATTGAGTCCAGTAAGCAG TCTTTGACTGAGAAACAAGCAAAAGAATTGCGAGAATCTCGAGGTCGGGGCCTCTTGGAGAACCTCAATAGTAG GGATAGAAAAATTCAGGATATTGTGGCGTCTTTTGAGGAATGCAAGACCAAGCCTGTCCACGCAGTTAATCGCCATCTACAACCGAGAAGGGTCCTACCACTTTTGCCTGATTTTGACAG GTACGAGGACCACTTCGTGGTTGCAACTTTTGATAGTGCTCCAACTGTGGATTCAGAAATCTACAGAAAATTGACTGCTCCTGATCGTGATGAGTACGAACAGAAA GCAATCATGAAAAGTTATGCATCGACAAGCACGGATCCTGAAAGGCAAGATAGATTCTTAGCGTACATGGTGCCATCAGTAGACGAG ATTGAGAAGGATATATATGATGACACTGAAGATGTCTCATACTCGTGGGTCCGCGAGTATCACTATGAT GTTCGAGGTGATGATGTGGATGATCCCACAACGTATCTTGTGTCCTTTGGCAATACAGAAGCCAGATACTTG CCCCTTCCAAAGAAGCTAATTCTAAGGAAAAAGCGTGCGAGAGAGGGAAAATCCACCGAGGAGGTGGAACAATTTCCGGTGCCAAGATCAATAACTGTAAGGAAGCGAACCAAAGTTGATATTAAAGAATTGATAGAAGAG GATTATGTACCATTGAAGGGTAATCTAAACTCGAGAAGTGGAAGGGACGGCAGCATGGATAGAGGACTCAGTCGACTGCGTAGGATGAGTAGTCAGGACATGGAACCTGATAATTACAGCGGTGCCGAGGATGACTTGTCCGAATAG
- the LOC121742124 gene encoding uncharacterized protein LOC121742124 has product MLPVSSATTSCSCHGQSSIYGGLKSLSSYARAFDISSVNKSVKKISNFSRQRVTTCLYSDYVVKDDQCGSIDTINQSLYQSTRSGVGDEMHGLGPNLVFVDSSGESQLTEFLRKAVDSTFLQPSYVDPDLPMSVSGVTVDPAVVSDSLLIDVNPLSVQNTQLADIVEGGEDFINNSIETVTSSFNAALTSASEAADSVIKDINTFLDQTGESAGNRLSGVSSGLKEGSGAAASVALDVLRRIVVAVEDLLTKNVGYAYDSAKGFLPQDYQDVVRSVEGRVADVLGPIGAALQQVYIALEGFEERVGLDPNDPLIPVVLVFGASAILWGSYRVLKYSGYAGDLSPELAMELLRGNNNAVLIDIRPENLRDRDGIPDLRRSARFRYAYVGPPKVDSSIKKLLKGGRDLEDSLHAVIIRDLKIVQDSSKVLVMDADGSRSKSVARSLRKLGTKRPYQVLGGFESWVKEGCRIKELKPETTLTILNEEAEAILEEIKPTPLKIVGFGVGVAAAVYSLLEWETTLQFIGVIGLGQTILRRITSYQGAEDFQQDLRSLLAPVTLGNQAVSWAAGKLETNRNGLPTSPSSSDVQSRVLQAAAKLESQPPGTVDTQDFPQVGSSGNEEVNISEA; this is encoded by the exons ATGTTGCCTGTTTCTTCCGCTACCACCAGCTGCTCTTGCCATGGACAG AGTTCAATCTATGGAGGTTTGAAATCTTTATCCTCATACGCTAGGGCATTTGATATCAGCAGTGTGAATAAATCAGTCAAGAAAATCTCGAATTTCTCTAGGCAAAGAGTCACTACGTGTTTATACTCGGATTATGTTGTGAAAGATGATCAATGTGGCTCCATTGACACCATTAATCAGTCATTGTATCAGAGTACTCGATCAGGGGTCGGTGATGAAATGCATGGTTTAGGGCCTAATTTGGTGTTTGTCGATAGCTCGGGTGAGTCTCAGCTAACAGAGTTTCTCAGAAAGGCTGTTGATAGCACTTTTCTCCAACCAAGCTATGTCGATCCGGACCTTCCTATGTCCGTTAGTGGTGTGACAGTTGATCCTGCTGTGGTGTCTGATTCATTGCTCATTGATGTGAACCCCTTGTCTGTCCAAAACACACAGCTCGCGGATATTGTCGAGGGAGGAGaggattttataaataattcaatTGAAACCGTCACCTCTTCGTTCAATGCTGCCCTAACGAGTGCTAGTGAGGCGGCTGATAGTGTCATCAAGGACATCAACACGTTCCTTGATCAAACTGGAGAATCAGCTGGTAACAGGCTGAGTGGTGTGTCTAGTGGATTGAAGGAAGGATCgggtgcagcagcctctgttgcACTTGATGTGTTGAGGCGAATAGTAGTTGCGGTGGAGGATTTGCTAACGAAGAATGTTGGATATGCTTATGATTCTGCAAAGGGATTTCTTCCTCAGGATTATCAAGATGTGGTTAGATCAGTTGAAGGACGCGTTGCAGATGTATTGGGCCCTATTGGTGCTGCACTACAGCAG GTTTACATCGCGTTGGAGGGATTTGAAGAAAGAGTAGGCTTGGACCCAAATGACCCACTTATCCCGGTTGTTCTTGTATTTGGGGCTTCAGCCATTTTGTG GGGTTCGTATAGAGTGTTGAAGTATAGCGGATATGCTGGTGATTTATCTCCCGAATTAGCTATGGAGCTGTTACGAGGGAATAACAACGCTGTGCTTATTGATATTCGGCCCGAG AACCTCAGGGACAGAGATGGAATTCCTGATCTTCGGAGGAGTGCTCGGTTCCGATATGCGTACGTAGGGCCACCCAAG GTTGACAGCTCCATCAAAAAGCTGCTGAAGGGGGGAAGAGATTTGGAGGACTCATTGCATGCTGTCATTATTCGTGACCTCAAAATTGTTCAA GACAGTTCCAAGGTTTTGGTTATGGATGCTGACGGATCTCGTTCGAAGAGTGTTGCAAGATCATTGAGGAAGCTTGGAACCAAG AGACCATATCAAGTACTAGGTGGGTTTGAATCCTGGGTGAAAGAAGGGTGTCGCATTAAAGAGCTGAAACCCGAGACAACGCTTACAATACTCAATGAG GAAGCTGAAGCTATCTTGGAGGAAATCAAACCAACCCCACTGAAAATTGTTGGTTTTGGAGTG GGCGTTGCTGCAGCAGTTTATTCGTTATTAG AGTGGGAAACGACACTCCAGTTTATCGGTGTTATCGGCCTTGGTCAG ACTATACTCCGACGAATCACTTCATATCAAGGCGCAGAAGACTTTCAGCAAGATTTAAG GTCTCTGCTAGCTCCAGTCACACTTGGGAATCAGGCAGTTTCATGGGCTGCCGGGAAGCTGGAGACAAACCGGAACGGACTCCCAACATCACCCTCCTCATCAGACGTCCAAAGCCGGGTGCTGCAAGCTGCAGCAAAGCTAGAATCTCAACCCCCTGGCACTGTGGATACACAAGATTTCCCTCAAGTTGGATCTTCTGGCAATGAGGAAGTAAATATATCTGAAGCATAG